One segment of Anatilimnocola aggregata DNA contains the following:
- a CDS encoding sugar phosphate isomerase/epimerase family protein: MRLGYNTNGWAHHDPFEAIELIADLGYRSVAITLDHGPLNPFAPEWPANLRRLCALLQRLKLSSVIETGARFLLDPRRKHQPTMLSADAEARARRVDFLRRSTEAAAELGSDCVSLWSGTAADSADDQTLLDRLAASLATLIPIAELLQVDIGFEPEPGMFIDSMSRFQRLLEWVDSPRLQVTLDLGHLYCQGEVPIADYIARWSSRIVNVHVEDMRAGVHEHLMFGEGEMEFPPILAALGRTNYRGGVHVELSRHSHEAPTAAAQAYAFLAPLVQPFAGDL; the protein is encoded by the coding sequence CGACCTGGGTTACCGCAGCGTGGCCATCACGCTCGATCATGGTCCACTCAATCCCTTCGCCCCGGAGTGGCCTGCCAATCTCCGCCGCCTCTGTGCGCTGTTGCAGCGGCTGAAACTTTCGTCGGTCATCGAAACCGGTGCTCGCTTCCTGCTCGATCCCCGCCGCAAACATCAGCCCACCATGCTCTCTGCCGATGCGGAGGCCCGCGCTCGTCGCGTCGACTTTCTCCGGCGATCGACCGAAGCAGCTGCCGAACTGGGAAGCGACTGCGTCTCGCTCTGGTCCGGCACGGCTGCCGATTCTGCCGACGATCAAACCCTGCTCGATCGCTTGGCTGCAAGTTTGGCCACGCTCATTCCCATTGCCGAACTGTTGCAAGTCGATATCGGCTTCGAACCCGAGCCCGGCATGTTCATCGACTCTATGAGTCGCTTTCAGCGGCTGCTCGAGTGGGTCGATTCACCGCGGCTGCAAGTCACGCTCGACCTGGGGCATTTGTATTGCCAGGGCGAAGTCCCCATCGCCGATTACATCGCCCGCTGGAGTTCGCGAATCGTCAATGTGCATGTCGAGGACATGCGGGCGGGAGTGCACGAGCACCTGATGTTCGGCGAGGGGGAAATGGAGTTCCCTCCCATCTTGGCCGCTCTCGGTCGCACCAATTATCGGGGCGGCGTACACGTGGAATTAAGTCGCCACAGCCACGAAGCCCCCACTGCTGCCGCCCAGGCCTACGCCTTTCTCGCACCGCTTGTGCAGCCATTTGCCGGCGACCTGTAA